The Aquisalimonas asiatica genome contains a region encoding:
- a CDS encoding acyl-CoA dehydrogenase family protein: MDFELNDDQVAFQETAREFAERELAPNAARWDEECIFPVETLRLAGELGFCGVYCPEDVGGLGLSRLDATIIFEALAGGCTSTTAYITIHNMATWMVATFGQEAVREAWCPQLTAGDKLASYCLTEPGAGSDAASLRTKAVRDGDGYRLTGSKVFISGAGETDLLVVMARTGGDGAGGVSAFAVPADAEGITYGRKEGKMGWNSQPTRGITFEDVFVPEANRLGDEGEGFRIAMKGLDGGRLNVATCSVGTAAAALDAARRYAAERKQFGQALADFQGVQFKLADMATELVAARQMVRLGAARLDAKHPEATTYCAMAKRLATDLGFRICNEALQIHGGYGYIREYPLERHVRDVRVHQILEGTNEIMRVIIARRLLAPGSENLLA; encoded by the coding sequence ATGGACTTCGAGCTCAACGACGACCAGGTCGCGTTCCAGGAGACCGCGCGCGAGTTCGCCGAGCGCGAACTCGCGCCCAACGCGGCACGCTGGGACGAGGAGTGCATCTTTCCGGTGGAGACCCTGCGTCTTGCCGGCGAGCTGGGCTTCTGCGGTGTCTACTGCCCCGAGGACGTGGGCGGGCTTGGCCTGTCCCGCCTGGACGCGACCATTATTTTCGAGGCTCTGGCCGGCGGCTGCACCTCGACCACGGCCTACATCACCATCCACAACATGGCTACGTGGATGGTGGCCACCTTCGGCCAGGAGGCAGTGCGCGAGGCCTGGTGCCCGCAGCTCACCGCCGGCGACAAGCTGGCCTCCTACTGCCTCACCGAGCCGGGTGCCGGCTCGGACGCCGCATCCCTGCGCACGAAGGCGGTGCGTGACGGTGACGGCTACCGGCTTACCGGCAGCAAGGTGTTCATCTCCGGGGCCGGCGAGACCGACCTGCTGGTGGTCATGGCGCGCACCGGCGGGGACGGCGCCGGCGGCGTCTCCGCCTTTGCGGTTCCCGCGGACGCCGAGGGCATTACCTACGGACGCAAGGAAGGCAAGATGGGCTGGAACAGCCAGCCCACCCGTGGCATCACCTTCGAGGACGTGTTCGTGCCCGAGGCGAATCGCCTGGGCGACGAGGGCGAGGGCTTCCGGATTGCCATGAAGGGGCTGGACGGCGGCCGTCTGAACGTGGCCACGTGCTCCGTGGGCACCGCCGCCGCCGCGCTGGACGCGGCACGCCGCTACGCCGCGGAGCGCAAGCAGTTCGGCCAGGCGCTGGCGGATTTCCAGGGGGTGCAGTTCAAGCTGGCGGACATGGCCACGGAGCTGGTGGCTGCGCGGCAGATGGTGCGCCTGGGTGCCGCCCGGCTGGATGCGAAACATCCGGAAGCCACCACCTACTGCGCCATGGCCAAGCGCCTGGCCACGGATCTTGGCTTCCGCATCTGCAACGAGGCGTTGCAGATCCATGGCGGTTACGGCTACATCCGGGAATACCCCCTGGAGCGCCACGTCCGCGACGTGCGCGTGCACCAGATCCTGGAGGGCACCAACGAGATCATGCGCGTCATCATTGCCCGTCGCCTGCTGGCGCCGGGCAGCGAAAACCTGCTGGCCTGA
- a CDS encoding enoyl-CoA hydratase: protein MAFDNLITEKRDGIGVITLNRPKVLNALNSALMRELGEALTAFEGDDDVAVMVITGSEKAFAAGADISEMQSKGFADVYKEDFITSEWEQILRCRKPVIAAVSGYALGGGCELAMMCDFILAADSAKFGQPEIKIGAIPGSGGTQRLTRFVGKSKAMEMCLTGRMMDADEAERSGLVSRVVPADQLLDEAMKTAGQIAGLSRMAVSMCKESVNRSYETTLSEGVLFERRVFHSVFATEDQKEGMAAFVEKRAPQWRNR from the coding sequence ATGGCTTTCGACAACCTGATTACCGAGAAGCGCGACGGCATCGGCGTGATCACCCTCAACCGCCCCAAGGTGCTGAACGCCCTGAACAGCGCCCTGATGCGCGAACTGGGCGAGGCCCTGACCGCCTTCGAGGGCGACGACGACGTGGCCGTCATGGTGATCACCGGCAGTGAGAAGGCGTTCGCTGCCGGCGCCGACATCAGCGAGATGCAGAGCAAGGGCTTTGCCGACGTCTACAAGGAAGACTTCATCACCAGCGAGTGGGAGCAGATCCTGCGCTGCCGCAAGCCCGTGATCGCCGCCGTGAGCGGCTACGCCCTGGGCGGCGGCTGCGAGCTGGCCATGATGTGCGATTTCATCCTGGCGGCCGACTCGGCGAAGTTCGGCCAGCCGGAGATCAAGATCGGTGCCATCCCCGGCTCCGGCGGCACCCAGCGCCTGACCCGTTTTGTCGGCAAGTCCAAGGCCATGGAGATGTGTCTCACCGGTCGCATGATGGATGCCGACGAGGCCGAGCGCTCCGGGCTGGTGAGCCGGGTGGTGCCGGCGGACCAGCTGCTGGACGAGGCCATGAAGACCGCCGGCCAGATCGCCGGGCTGTCCCGCATGGCCGTGAGCATGTGCAAGGAGTCCGTGAACCGTTCGTACGAGACCACCCTCTCCGAGGGCGTGCTGTTCGAGCGGCGCGTGTTCCACTCCGTGTTCGCCACGGAAGACCAGAAAGAGGGCATGGCCGCCTTCGTCGAGAAGCGCGCTCCGCAGTGGAGGAACCGCTGA
- a CDS encoding enoyl-CoA hydratase/isomerase family protein — MVDASPVVFEAVATADGQRVMRVRLNAEKSLNALSQAMIDALQPALDEWAADPAVAAIFLEGTGEKAFCAGGDVVSLYHDMKQRPLGEPAPVAEHFFTTEYRLDHLVHTYPKPIVCWADGIVMGGGVGLLAGCSHGILTERSRLAMPEMPLGLFPDVGGTYFLNRMPGRTGYFLGLTGEHVFGTDIFALGLGNYMIQSDQREAVVDALAAASWGTDERDRHETASRVLGDLWRAKDATGETPFMDRYARIQELTDHATPGAVMAAIQSAAESEEWLQSAAKGFKRACPVSLAVFDRQYRGGRHLSLTECFRRELCIAVQSSRRPDFREGVRALLVDKDRSPAWSVPSLAEVSDDVVDAHFELPADYSTDPLADL, encoded by the coding sequence ATGGTCGACGCAAGCCCCGTTGTCTTCGAGGCCGTCGCCACCGCCGACGGCCAGCGCGTCATGCGCGTGCGCCTGAACGCCGAGAAATCGCTGAACGCCCTCAGCCAGGCCATGATCGACGCCCTGCAGCCGGCCCTGGATGAGTGGGCCGCCGATCCGGCGGTCGCCGCCATCTTCCTCGAGGGGACCGGCGAGAAGGCGTTCTGCGCCGGCGGCGACGTGGTCAGCCTCTATCACGACATGAAACAACGCCCCCTGGGCGAGCCCGCGCCGGTGGCGGAGCACTTCTTCACCACGGAGTATCGTCTCGATCACCTGGTGCACACCTATCCCAAGCCCATCGTCTGCTGGGCGGACGGCATCGTCATGGGCGGCGGCGTCGGCCTGCTGGCGGGTTGCAGCCACGGTATTCTCACCGAGCGCTCGCGGCTCGCCATGCCGGAGATGCCCCTGGGCCTGTTCCCGGACGTGGGCGGCACGTATTTCCTCAACCGCATGCCGGGGCGCACCGGCTATTTCCTCGGGCTCACGGGCGAACACGTGTTCGGCACGGATATCTTCGCCCTGGGGCTGGGCAACTACATGATCCAGTCGGATCAGCGCGAAGCGGTAGTGGACGCCCTGGCCGCCGCCAGCTGGGGCACGGACGAACGGGACCGGCACGAGACCGCCAGCCGGGTGCTCGGCGACCTGTGGCGGGCGAAGGACGCTACCGGCGAGACGCCCTTCATGGACCGCTACGCACGCATCCAGGAACTCACCGATCACGCCACGCCCGGTGCGGTGATGGCGGCGATCCAGTCCGCCGCCGAGAGCGAAGAGTGGCTGCAGTCCGCCGCCAAGGGGTTCAAGCGGGCCTGCCCGGTGTCGCTGGCCGTGTTCGACCGCCAGTACCGCGGGGGGCGGCACCTGTCGCTGACGGAGTGCTTCCGGCGTGAGCTGTGCATCGCGGTGCAGTCGTCGCGGCGGCCCGATTTCCGCGAGGGCGTGCGGGCGCTGCTGGTGGACAAGGACCGCAGCCCGGCCTGGTCGGTGCCCTCCCTGGCGGAGGTGTCCGACGACGTGGTCGATGCCCATTTCGAGTTGCCGGCGGACTACAGCACGGACCCGCTGGCGGATCTGTAA
- the mmsB gene encoding 3-hydroxyisobutyrate dehydrogenase translates to MATIGFIGLGNMGGPMATNLVKAGHTVQVFDLSKEAVQRLESAGATGCASAAEAATGVAIVVTMLPAGRHVRELYLGEGGLLATAAKGTLLVDSSTIDADTARAVAAEAEQAGCPMIDAPVSGGVAGAEAGKLIFMVGGDTAPVEQARPILDVMGRAVFHAGPAGAGQVAKMCNNMLLAISMIGTSEAINLGIAEGLDPKALSDIMQQSSGGNWVLNGYNPHPDVMDGTPASRGYTGGFGTALMLKDLGLAMDAALKDGKATPLGALARNIYTLHDAAGNGHKDFSSVIQFLQNGGSTP, encoded by the coding sequence ATGGCGACCATCGGTTTCATCGGACTGGGCAACATGGGTGGCCCCATGGCCACCAACCTGGTCAAGGCCGGCCACACGGTGCAGGTCTTCGACCTGTCGAAAGAGGCTGTGCAGCGGCTGGAAAGCGCCGGCGCTACCGGTTGCGCCAGCGCGGCCGAAGCCGCCACCGGCGTGGCGATCGTGGTGACCATGCTGCCCGCCGGGCGGCACGTACGCGAGCTCTACCTGGGCGAGGGCGGCCTGCTGGCCACGGCGGCCAAGGGCACCCTGCTGGTGGACTCCAGCACCATCGACGCCGATACCGCCCGCGCCGTGGCCGCCGAGGCGGAGCAGGCCGGCTGCCCCATGATCGATGCCCCGGTCTCCGGTGGTGTCGCGGGGGCGGAGGCGGGCAAGCTCATCTTCATGGTCGGTGGTGACACCGCGCCGGTGGAGCAGGCGCGGCCGATCCTCGACGTCATGGGCCGGGCGGTGTTCCACGCCGGCCCCGCCGGTGCCGGGCAGGTGGCGAAGATGTGCAACAACATGCTGCTGGCGATCAGCATGATCGGTACCTCCGAGGCCATCAACCTCGGCATTGCCGAAGGGCTGGACCCCAAGGCCCTGTCCGACATCATGCAGCAGAGCTCCGGCGGCAACTGGGTGCTGAACGGCTACAACCCGCACCCGGATGTCATGGACGGTACGCCTGCCTCCCGTGGCTACACCGGCGGGTTCGGCACGGCGCTCATGCTCAAGGACCTGGGCCTGGCCATGGATGCCGCACTCAAGGACGGCAAGGCCACCCCGCTGGGGGCGTTGGCCCGCAACATCTACACCCTTCACGACGCCGCAGGGAATGGCCACAAGGATTTCTCCAGCGTGATCCAGTTCCTGCAGAACGGTGGAAGCACACCGTAA